The segment TTCGACGGTTTCTACCGCGCTTACGTCGCGTCTTCTGACGACCCCAAGGATGAGGGGGCCGACACGGAGAGGATCCTCCCGAAACTATCCGTCGGCCAGGAGCTCAACGTCATCGGTCTCGAGGCCACCAGCCACACGACCCAGCCACCACCGCGCTACACCGAGGCGAGCCTGGTGAAGGAGCTGGAGGCGCGCGGCATCGGCCGGCCCTCGACCTACGCCTCCATCATCCAGACGATCCAGGACCGCGGATATGTGTGGCACAAGGGGCAGGCGCTGGTGCCGACCTTCACCGCATTCGCGGTCATCAGGCTGCTCGAGCGGCACCTCCCGGACCTGGTTGACTACGACTTCACTGCCCGCATGGAGGACACCCTCGATTCCATCGCCAACGGCCAGACCGAGGCCGTTCCGTGGTTGCACGACTTCTACTTCGGCCTGGCGGAAGACGACCCCGACCGCCTGCAGATCATGCGCATGGGGCTTCATGCCCTGGTCGCCACCGGTGACGAGATCGAGCCGCGCGAGGCGTCGCGGATCACCGTCGGGCAGACCCCCGACGGCGAAAGGGTCTCGGTCCGCGTCGGTCGCTACGGTCCCTACATCCAGGTCGGCGACAACGGCCAGCGCGCCTCGGTGCCCGACGACATGCCGCCCGACGAGCTGACCCTCGAACGCGCACTCGACATGGTAGCCAGGGCGGCCGAGGGCGACCGCTCGATTGGTGACGACCCGGAGACAGGCAAGCCGATTTACGTCAAGGAGGGCCGCTTCGGACCCTATGTCCAGCTTGGCGATCGCGAGGACGGCGGCGAGAAACCGCGGATGGTCAGCCTGTGGAAGGGCATGTCGCCCGACACCGTGACCCTCGAGGACGCCCTGCTCCTGCTCTCCTTCCCAAAGGAGCTCGGCCAGCACCCGGAGACCGGCGAGACCATCACAGTCCAGGACGGCCGCTACGGTCCCTACATCAAGATGGGTTCGGAGACCCGCAGCCTCGAGCGCCAGGACCAGCTGGCCACGATCACCCTCGATGAGGCGGTGGCCAAGCTCAAGGAACCCAAGAAGGGCCGCCGCTCCGGCGCCGCTTCGGTCATCGCCGACCTCGGCGGCCATCCCGAGTCAGGCGAGAATATCCAGGTCAAAACGGGCCGCTACGGTCCCTACGTCACAGACGGTACCGTCAATGCCACCGTGCCCAAGGGCACCGATCCGGAGAAGGTCGACCTGGACCAGGCGGTCGAGCTCCTCACCAAGCGCGAGGAGAAGCTGCGGTCGCAGGGCAAGGACCCGCGGGCGAAGAAGAAGCGCAAGAAGGAATAGCCCGATCCTTCTGGTTCCACTGATGTGGGGGCGCCATATATATCCCGCCCTGGATCGATGAAACCAGCCCGAACGACCGAGGGCGGGGATAAACCCCGCCCCTACGACTCCTTCGCCTCCACGCCACCGGGGGGGTGGGTGGGAATTCCTAATTCCTAATTCCTAATTCCTAATTCCAACCAACCCGGGCCACAACATCCCGCCGCGGATCAACCGCCAATCAGCCCCCAGCGCCCCCTTCCACCATTTCGAACGGAATCTCCGCCACGCCCTTTGTGCCGTCCGTAGTCTGCTCGAGCTCGACTATCAGCTTGTAGGATCCCGGTTGGGAGAATCTCCCGAGCGGCAACGCTCTGCCGAACATCCAGACCCCGTCCGCCAACCTGGTCAACGAAGCCCGCTGGGGGGATGTGCTCGCCACCACCTGGCCATCCTTCGACAACGAGGTCGAAACCGTGAACTGCGGGTCTCCATCAGCATTCAGCTCCGGACTCAGGATGCAGGCCATGTAGTTCAGATCCCGGTTGCTGGCCGTTGGAAAGCTATTGACGAGCAACGGAGCCACGCGCCAACCTCCGATGTTGAACGGGTCTCCTGGAACCGACCGGGGAACCTGCTGCACGTCAACCCCCCACACAAAATGCGACACAGCCGTTTCCCCAACCTCAGCTTCGGCCGTCTCGATCTCGAGTGTCTT is part of the Acidobacteriota bacterium genome and harbors:
- the topA gene encoding type I DNA topoisomerase: MADAKPLIIVESPAKARTISRFLGSDWEVESSIGHIRDLPPSAAEIPKKYKGEKWARLGIDVENDFEPLYVIPADKKKQVATLRKKLKDATELYLATDEDREGEAIAWHLIEVLKPNIPVKRLVFHEITGSAIGNALAEPRDLDERLVAAQETRRILDRLVGYEVSPVLWKKLRPKLSAGRVQSVATRLIVAREEARMRFVESAYYGVEATLEGEGDERCCTARLAELDGRKIARGKDFDQETGELKTTALVLNGEQAQKLATELADAVFAVADVAEKPFTNRPYPPFMTSTLQQEAGRKLRFNARRTMRVAQSLYENGYITYMRTDSLTLSGEALGAARRQVEELYGAEYLPEQPRVYRSKSKSAQEAHEAIRPAGGRFRTPKELASKLDRDQMKLYELIWKRTLASQMKDAKGVRTQVRIEAPTAEQGTANFTTSGKVITFDGFYRAYVASSDDPKDEGADTERILPKLSVGQELNVIGLEATSHTTQPPPRYTEASLVKELEARGIGRPSTYASIIQTIQDRGYVWHKGQALVPTFTAFAVIRLLERHLPDLVDYDFTARMEDTLDSIANGQTEAVPWLHDFYFGLAEDDPDRLQIMRMGLHALVATGDEIEPREASRITVGQTPDGERVSVRVGRYGPYIQVGDNGQRASVPDDMPPDELTLERALDMVARAAEGDRSIGDDPETGKPIYVKEGRFGPYVQLGDREDGGEKPRMVSLWKGMSPDTVTLEDALLLLSFPKELGQHPETGETITVQDGRYGPYIKMGSETRSLERQDQLATITLDEAVAKLKEPKKGRRSGAASVIADLGGHPESGENIQVKTGRYGPYVTDGTVNATVPKGTDPEKVDLDQAVELLTKREEKLRSQGKDPRAKKKRKKE